A DNA window from Purpureocillium takamizusanense chromosome 9, complete sequence contains the following coding sequences:
- a CDS encoding uncharacterized protein (COG:S~EggNog:ENOG503NX25) — MAYSEYSLDDELVTFFAKTTANRSSCDARAEELVGGKAIPVAVQGNCSYSVYAGACLEYVVQFRLQSLRLDMSIASLARQVYGSLAPAVSFEGRIGIESSDKEPLHVHVMSRMKGVTHLDFILSHDTPDNSQESSIRRKRLMTGVARFFALSWKTPHPVDPSYRADMKEIIANELRMLLEALPARLHGAVRECIDSIDAVFSLPMVLLHKDFGTCNIIVDEVTCDLVGVIDWAEATI, encoded by the exons ATGGCGTACTCAGAGTATTCTttggacgacgagctcgtgaCTTTCTTCGCGAAAACCACTGCAAATCGTTCGAGCTGCGATGCGCGGGCGGAAgagcttgtcggcggcaAAGCTATACCCGTTGCAGTGCAGGGAAATTGCAGCTACTCCGTCTACGCTGGCGCGTGCCTGGAGTATGTTGTTCAGTTTCGGCTGCAGTCTCTGCGACTGGATATGAGCATCGCATCGCTCGCGAGACAGGTATATGGGAGTCTGGCGCCAGCGGTCTCTTTTGAAGGCCGAATTGGAATAGAATCAAGTGACAAAGAGCCGCTTCATGTTCATGTGATGAGCCGTATGAAGGGAGTGACTCATTTGGACTTTATTCTCTCCCATGATACACCCGACAATTCGCAGGAAAGCTCCATCAGACGTAAGAGATTGATGACTGGCGTGGCACG ATTCTTTGCTCTTTCGTGGAAGACGCCTCACCCAGTCGACCCAAGCTACCGCGCTGATATGAAGGAGATCATTGCCAACGAACTGCGGATGCTGCTTGAAGCTCTCCCTGCGCGACTGCATGGGGCTGTCCGGGAATGCATTGACTCCATCGATGCCGTATTCTCACTCCCCATGGTTCTTCTCCACAAAGATTTCGGCACCTGCAACATTATTGTCGACGAAGTGACTTGCGACTTGGTCGGGGTCATCGATTGGGCCGAGGCGACAATCTGA
- a CDS encoding uncharacterized protein (EggNog:ENOG503P7J9) has translation MAALGSAAIVPRNTADGIYAVTLDARGQEVHTRLPDDAELPQDLNLSAYDKREETKNTPWKSEDLNTFCTCGNGADKHDTDAAVQDLQSQLGQGKKFNYLSVYSKRGDVVAFACKEAKLEFAETSAKDVELIMAEVRSACGAYTPGSANFKVKRDGTNRALTYGFMKLADKDVEFCRMATASYKVPKCNHH, from the coding sequence aTGGCCGCTCTCGGCAGCGCAGCCATAGTTCCCCGAAacaccgccgacggcatctATGCCGTGACCTTggacgcccgcggccaagAGGTGCACACCCGCCTaccagacgacgccgaaTTGCCGCAAGACCTCAACCTCTCGGCCTACGACAAGCGGGAGGAGACGAAGAACACGCCCTGGAAGTCGGAGGACCTCAACACGTTCTGCACctgcggcaacggcgccgatAAGCACGACACGGACGCGGCGGTGCAGGACCTCCAGTCCCAGCTAGGCCAAGGCAAGAAATTCAACTACTTGTCCGTCTACTCCAAGAGGGGAGACGTGGTCGCTTTCGCCTGCAAGGAAGCCAAGCTCGAGTTCGCCGAGAcgtcggccaaggacgtggaactcatcatggccgaggTGCGCTCGGCTTGCGGCGCGTACACGCCCGGGTCCGCCAACTTCAAGGTCAAGCGGGATGGGACCAATAGAGCCCTCACCTATGGCTTCATGAAGCTGGCGGACAAGGACGTGGAATTCTGCAgaatggcgacggcgtcgtaCAAGGTCCCGAAATGCAACCACCACTAA
- the DYN2 gene encoding Dynein light chain (COG:Z~EggNog:ENOG503P45B), giving the protein MSEKQAETPSAPREKLEAQIKSADMTDDMQQESIEVAQEAMAKFTIEKDIAQHIKRTFDERKGPTWHCIVGRNFGSFVTHETKHFIYFYLGHCAILLFKTQ; this is encoded by the exons ATGTCTGAGAAGCAGGCAGAAACCCCGTCTGCCCCGcgggagaagctcgagg CTCAGATCAAGTCCGCCGACATG ACGGACGACATGCAACAAGAGTCGATCGAAGTTG CCcaggaggccatggccaagttCACCATTGAGAAG GACATTGCTCAGCACATCAAGCGCACA TTTGACGAGCGCAAGGGCCCGACCTGGCACTGCATCGTTGGCCGCAACTTTGGTAGCTTCGTGACGCACG AGACGAAGCACTTCATCTACTTCTACCTCGGCCACTGCGCCATCCTCCTCTTCAAGACCCAGTAG